In one Sesamum indicum cultivar Zhongzhi No. 13 linkage group LG12, S_indicum_v1.0, whole genome shotgun sequence genomic region, the following are encoded:
- the LOC105175718 gene encoding subtilisin-like protease SBT5.6, whose product MKDPSVARLLFFLINLHLSVSLGQRQVYIVHIGYQSAGRTLVEIEDDHFSYLTSVKNSEEEAKASLLYSYKNIINGFSALLTPDEAEKLSDMDGVVSVIKSEPTSYRTQTTRSWEFTDLLARGNSGFINGDDASLSNYRKDVIVGVLDTGVWPESQSFSDQGMDPVPQSWKGICQPGVGFNASHCNRKLIGARYYLKGYEAHYGPLNETTDFRSARDRDGHGTHTASTVAGREVPHTTLLGGFANGTAAGGAPMARLAIYKVCWAIPGQSTIFESTCPGEDMLAAFDDAIADGVHVISISIVPYQLSSYREDVIALGAFHAAKQDIVVVASCGNSGPAPSTVRNVAPWIISVAASSIDRVFSSPVLLGNGMKIEGQSVTPHKLSMMHPLIYAGDAEIPGTTYSETSGLCLSGTLSKELIQGKIVLCLRGYSTNVEKGLEVRRAGGLGFILQNPVDGISISVDAHVLPGTAVLSNDSATILNYIKSNKNPRARIVSARTALGSKPSPFVAGFSSTGPNALDPSILKPDITAPGLNILAAWSEATSPTKLFDDNRVVKYNILSGTSMSCPHVALDPGLIYDATYTDYLLYLCNYNSSNPSIDPSFTCPDEIPSPTDLNYPSIAVSNISSSGISIKRTVTNVGGGASVYKVRVEAPAGYTVEISPDTMNFSSFGQKESFNIFIRPGSAGLRTDYAFGWYTWSDGIHRVRSPIVVSSH is encoded by the exons ATGAAGGACCCTTCTGTTGCACGACTTCTGTTCTTCCTCATCAATCTTCATCTCTCAGTTTCACTTGGCCAGCGCCAG GTGTACATCGTTCACATTGGATATCAGAGTGCAGGAAGAACACTGGTTGAGATTGAAGACGATCATTTCTCGTACCTAACATCTGTTAAGAACTCGGAAGAGGAAGCAAAAGCTTCACTTCTGTACAGTTACAAGAACATCATCAATGGCTTCTCTGCACTGCTCACTCCTGATGAAGCTGAGAAGTTATCCG ACATGGATGGAGTTGTTTCAGTAATCAAAAGTGAGCCCACAAGCTACAGGACTCAAACTACGAGGTCATGGGAATTCACTGACTTACTTGCACGAGGGAATTCCGGGTTTATCAATGGAGACGACGCATCACTGTCCAATTATCGGAAAGATGTTATAGTTGGAGTGCTGGATACTG GTGTATGGCCCGAGTCACAAAGTTTTAGTGATCAAGGAATGGATCCCGTTCCACAATCATGGAAAGGAATCTGTCAGCCAGGGGTCGGTTTCAATGCATCCCACTGTAATAG AAAGCTGATTGGAGCCCGATACTACCTCAAAGGTTACGAGGCACATTACGGGCCCTTAAATGAAACCACTGATTTCCGGTCAGCACGAGACAGGGACGGCCATGGAACCCACACGGCCTCGACTGTGGCAGGCCGAGAGGTCCCTCACACCACACTTCTGGGAGGGTTCGCCAATGGCACAGCAGCCGGTGGAGCCCCCATGGCGAGGCTTGCAATTTACAAAGTGTGCTGGGCAATCCCGGGCCAGTCCACAATTTTTGAGAGCACGTGCCCTGGCGAAGACATGCTTGCAGCCTTTGACGATGCTATTGCCGATGGGGTTCACGTGATTAGCATCTCTATTGTGCCATATCAACTCTCGTCGTACAGAGAGGATGTAATCGCGCTTGGCGCCTTTCACGCTGCAAAACAAGACATTGTGGTAGTGGCGAGCTGTGGGAATTCAGGGCCCGCCCCATCTACAGTGAGAAATGTGGCTCCCTGGATCATTTCTGTTGCTGCAAGTAGCATTGATCGAGTCTTTAGTTCACCTGTCTTGCTTGGAAATGGAATGAAAATTGAG GGCCAAAGTGTAACCCCTCACAAGTTAAGCATGATGCATCCTCTGATTTATGCTGGAGATGCCGAAATCCCTGGCACAACCTATAGCGAAACATCCGG GCTCTGTCTTTCGGGTACTCTTTCTAAGGAGCTCATACAAGGAAAGATAGTTTTGTGCTTAAGAGGATATTCTACAAACGTGGAGAAGGGTTTGGAGGTGAGAAGAGCTGGGGGTCTTGGCTTTATTTTACAAAACCCTGTCGATGGAATCTCCATATCAGTTGATGCCCATGTGCTCCCTGGAACTGCTGTGCTTTCCAATGATTCAGCCACTATtctaaattacatcaaatctaaCAAGAACCCGAGAGCAAGAATCGTTTCTGCCAGAACTGCTTTAGGCAGCAAACCATCACCTTTCGTGGCCGGTTTTTCCTCCACAGGTCCAAATGCTCTCGATCCCAGCATTCTCAAG CCTGATATAACTGCGCCTGGACTGAACATCTTGGCAGCATGGAGCGAGGCAACCTCTCCAACAAAATTGTTCGACGACAACCGGGTAGTTAAATACAACATTCTATCCGGCACTTCCATGTCCTGCCCCCATGTG GCCTTAGACCCTGGACTCATTTACGATGCAACTTATACAGACTACCTCCTCTACCTCTGTAACTACAACTCTAGCAATCCAAGCATTGATCCATCTTTTACTTGCCCTGATGAAATTCCCTCGCCGACCGATCTTAACTATCCATCGATCGCGGTCTCCAATATCAGTAGCAGCGGCATCAGCATCAAGAGAACAGTAACTAATGTCGGTGGTGGAGCGAGTGTGTATAAAGTGAGAGTGGAAGCGCCGGCAGGGTACACGGTGGAGATTTCGCCGGATACTATGAACTTCAGCAGCTTTGGACAAAAGGAGAGCttcaacatttttattagACCGGGGAGTGCAGGGCTTAGAACTGATTATGCATTTGGTTGGTACACATGGAGTGACGGGATTCATCGTGTAAGAAGTCCAATTGTTGTTTCATCACATTAG
- the LOC105175652 gene encoding uncharacterized protein LOC105175652 gives MAEEFEESEVIFREEEVEDEDSDDTETGSDFQLSSRESRSNRAKRKKLSKKSSVPINIPENVSGRSTWFRYMEEEGEMVPPHVIVGRRVAGKMMAFSVCTGNGRTLKGRDLSEVRNSVLRMTGFLET, from the coding sequence ATGGCGGAAGAATTCGAAGAATCCGAAGTTATATTTCGGGAAGAGGAAGTTGAGGACGAAGACAGCGATGATACTGAAACCGGCAGCGATTTCCAGTTGAGTTCCAGGGAATCCAGAAGCAACAGGGCGAAGAGGAAAAAGCTGAGCAAGAAGAGCTCGGTTCCCATTAACATCCCGGAAAATGTGTCCGGGAGATCAACGTGGTTCCGGTACATGGAGGAGGAAGGGGAAATGGTGCCGCCACACGTGATCGTGGGGCGGCGCGTGGCCGGGAAGATGATGGCATTTTCGGTTTGTACTGGGAACGGGAGGACTCTGAAGGGGAGGGATTTGAGTGAAGTGAGGAATTCGGTCCTCAGGATGACTGGATTTCTTGAGACTTGA
- the LOC105175653 gene encoding exonuclease 1 — MGIQGLLPLLKSIMNPIHIKELEGCFVAVDTYSWLHKGALSCSTELCKGQPTSKHIDYCMHRVNMLRHYGIKPILVFDGGPLPMKSDQEIKRARSRRENLSRAEEHESNGNLSAAYECYQKAVDISPSVAYGLIQVLKQENVSYIVAPYEADAQMTFLALSKHVEAVITEDSDLIAFGCPRIIYKMDKFGQGVEFKSATLQYNKELNLAGFTQTMLLEMCILSGCDYLPSLPGMGLKKAHALMKKFKSHENVIKHLKYNSVEVTLLYEESFKKAILTFKHQRVYDPVSEDIVHLSEPADIAIEDLDFLGPSLPQHIAKGIAHGDLDPFTKMPIQMESGTVRKVLHGTYQSKNFKPDGERRRLDLPAQKNLLTNYFCFASLEAKRKFKAPRITPKPPNESNKTSSPCIDAQKVIHGKKTDNLEFIEAKDHGTYDDRGVAGYTEMKPITIVQNSVCKPCISFHKDLDSDRKNGKMMSVNENGIVRSPYFLKKSRDEIGKENSYDVDKNGDNKLNNVVSSDVHEPLYALNEKTCRKDKKIVTLQSSCFRENIRESVNCEIEKTLEQYSVQTHRLDFDAIDCTTVDSRKNRARSSYFEEISVSENNEDPGSGDLVIRGGFQRHQSCNYSARGSLSSDNPLECTMKKRKIAQNDSPTKDANDNNHTSGTSTSDLDEDTRVEEGKFGCNISHLGRYSNIAEKSMEKFVSVLSSFRYNSSGSRASGLRAPLKDIKNNCIKSSTADMDLGKFAYAPTKQPTASRCHKTKV; from the exons ATGGGAATACAGGGGCTACTGCCTCTTCTGAAATCAATAATGAACCCGATTCACATTAAGGAATTGGAGGGATGTTTCGTTGCCGTCGACACATATTCTTGGCTGCACAAGGGTGCTCTTTCGTGCAGCACTGAACTCTGCAAAGGCCAGCCCACTTCCAA GCACATCGATTACTGCATGCATAGAGTGAATATGCTGCGTCATTATGGTATTAAACCCATTCTTGTATTTGATGGAGGTCCTCTACCAATGAAGAGTGACCAAGAAATCAAGCGGGCGAG GTCCAGGAGGGAAAACCTATCTCGCGCTGAGGAGCATGAGTCGAATGGAAATCTGAGTGCTGCTTACGAATGCTACCAGAAGGCTGTTGATATATCACCTTCAGTTGCCTATGGCCTTATACAG GTCTTAAAACAGGAAAATGTGTCATATATTGTGGCTCCCTATGAGGCAGATGCACAAATGACATTCCTGGCACTCAGCAAACATGTCGAGGCAGTTATAACAGAAGACTCAGACTTAATAGCATTTGGTTGTCCCAGG ATAATTTACAAAATGGATAAATTTGGGCAAGGTGTTGAGTTCAAGAGTGCCACGCTACAATACAACAAAGAACTAAATTTAGCAGGATTCACCCAGACGATGCTGCTTGAGATGTGCATTTTAAGTGGTTGTGACTATTTGCCGTCCCTGCCTGGAATGGGCCTGAAAAAAGCTCATGCTCTGATGAAGAAGTTTAAAAGTCATGAAAAt GTAATCAAGCACTTGAAGTACAATAGCGTTGAGGTAACTCTGCTTTACGAAGAATCTTTCAAGAAAGCAATTTTGACTTTCAAGCATCAACGAGTTTATGATCCCGTTAGTGAAGATATTGTACATTTATCTGAGCCAGCAGATATTGCCATTGAAGATTTAGATTTCTTAGGTCC ATCATTGCCCCAGCATATAGCTAAAGGTATAGCACACGGGGACCTTGATCCTTTCACTAAAATGCCAATCCAG aTGGAATCTGGCACTGTAAGAAAGGTGCTTCATGGAACTTACCAGAGCAAGAATTTCAAGCCTGATGGTGAAAGGAGAAGGCTTGATTTGCCTGCACAGAAGAATCTCCTTACCAACTACTTCT GTTTTGCATCTCTCGAGGCAAAGAGGAAATTCAAGGCTCCTAGAATTACTCCCAAGCCTCCAAATGAGAGCAATAAAACTTCTAGTCCTTGCATTGATGCACAAAAG GTAATACACGGCAAGAAAACTGataatttagagtttatagAGGCAAAAGATCATG GAACATATGACGACAGAGGAGTTGCAGGTTACACTGAAATGAAACCAATTACCatagttcaaaattcagtATGTAAGCCTTGTATTTCATTCCACAAGGATCTCGACTCAGATCGAAAAAATGGAAAGATGATGTCGGTAAATGAAAATGGGATCGTGAGAAGtccatattttcttaaaaagtcTAGGGATGAAATTGGAAAGGAAAATAGTTATGATGTTGATAAGAATGGCGATAACAAATTGAATAATGTTGTTTCCAGTGATGTGCATGAGCCTCTGTATGCTTTGAATGAGAAAACATGCagaaaagacaagaaaatagTTACTTTACAGAGTTCTTGTTTTCGGGAAAATATCCGAGAAAGTGTTAACTGTGAGATAGAAAAAACCTTGGAGCAATATTCTGTCCAGACACACAGGCTTGATTTTGATGCTATCGACTGCACAACTGTTGATAGCAGAAAAAACAGGGCAAGGAGTTCTTACTTTGAAGAAATTTCTGTAAGTGAGAACAATGAGGACCCTGGATCGGGAGATTTGGTAATTAGAGGTGGTTTTCAACGCCACCAGTCCTGCAATTATAGCGCTCGTGGAAGCCTGTCAAGTGATAATCCATTAGAATGcacaatgaagaaaagaaagattgCTCAAAATGACAGTCCAACA AAGGATGCAAATGATAACAACCACACGTCAG GTACATCCACTTCTGACCTAGACGAGGATACGAGAGTTGAAGAAGGAAAGTTTGGTTGCAACATAAGTCATTTGGGGCGTTACTCTAATATAGCAGAGAAATCTATGGAAAAATTTGTCTCAGTGCTATCGTCATTCAGATACAACTCATCAGGCTCTCGTGCTAGTGGTCTTCGTGCACCTCTCAAAGATATAAAGAACAATTGCATCAAAAG CTCAACGGCGGACATGGATCTGGGGAAATTTGCATATGCACCCACCAAACAGCCGACAGCATCCAGATGTCATAAAACAAAAGTTTAA